The genomic segment TTTAAGAATAAGATGGAGCTGAGAAGGGACATTAGACTATGGAATTAACTTACACccaatgaagtattttgaagCGGAGTCACGGTTGTACGATAGTAAATGTgggagccaatttgtgcacagcaagctcaacaccaacatcagcctgccctgccagcaatctcgtttttaaaaaaatatataaatttagagtacccaattattttttccaattaaggggcaatttagcgtggccaattcacctaccctgcacatctttttgtgttgtgggtgtgagacccacgaaaacacggggagaatgtgtaaactccacacggacagtgacccgaggccgggatcaaacccgggccctcggcgccatgaggcagcagcgctaaccaccgtgccgccatgcTGCACAAGCAATATTGGTTTTAAAAGGTcaaattttcaaaaatatatatatattgaaacACCCCCAGAACAACTCCTTTCCACCCCACTCCACAGAACAACCCCTTCCCCAGCACTGCCTGCTGGCACTGCCCAGTCAATATCAGGGGGCAATGCCCGGGCATGACCCTTTCACCCTCCCCTGTGGGATATACCGACCTGTGCGTCTCGTTCATCTCGCCAGGTGGACGTTACGGGGGATATGTTGTGATTCAGGTCGACAGAATGGACAATGTatcgttggggagggtggggggggagatttttgggggggtggggggggggagattatcaTGCATAATGGTCTGATGAGCATATTTAAATATATGCAAATGATATTCCGACTTTTAAAGTTGGGATCACTGTTTTTTttctggggggggtggtgtggtggaggggagggggtggggatacAATCGGTTGGGGGAAATCCCGCTGGCGTAGAAGCCATATTGAGATTTCTGCCAattctgcccctcctccccccccccccccccgaaaatggttcccccccctcaggacctttGCCTTGCTGCCCAGTTTACCATTGCTGCCATTGTTCCTTACAGATTAAGCGAGAGTCGGGGGAGAATACCCCTGCGCTGATGGACCAGGAGCTGGTGTCGATGTCCGTGCGGGAGCTGAACCACCACCTCCGCGGCCTCTCCAAAGACGAGATTCTGAACCTGAAGCAGCGGCGGCGGACGCTGAAGAACCGCGGCTACGCGGCCAGCTGCCGGGTGAAGCGGGTGACGCAGAAGGAGGAGCTGGAGCGGCAGAAGGCCGAGCTggagcaggaggtggagaagCTGGCGGCGGAGAACGCCGACATGAAGACGGAGCTGGACGCCCTGCGCTCAAAGTACGAGGCCCTCCAGACCTTCGCCCGGACGGTGGCCTGCGGGCCCATCACACCCACCAAGGTCAACACGACCAGCGTGATCACGATCGTGAAGTCGTCCAACTTCTCCTCGCGCTAGCGCTCAGGCGAGagtaatttttaattttgatttttttttgtgtgtggaaGGGCCGCTGTCgtcgggtggggtggggtgggcggggaggTGGGTGAGCCTTGACGGGGGTGGGGAATTTTCCGGCTTGCGAGGTAAGGATCCCTGCAGCCCGACAACATCCGAGTCAAGGTTTACCCAGGACAAAAACATTGTCTTTTTTTCCCCTTCCGCACGGACTCAATGATGCGGACAAATTGATGTGAGGCAGGGGAGAGCCAAGGTGGAAAGAGGTCACACGTTAAGTGTGCGGTGGGATCTTGTCTCCAGCTGAACTGAGGATCCCATGGCCAAGGCAGCAGGCATGAACTGcccccctcgtctccccccccctgtGGTAACTGTAAATGCCTTCCGGGTAGCCATCCCCGCTAGGCCCCTGGTTTCTGACCTTCTGGTTTTCGACCATCTAGAACGACGAGGGACAACGCTAGAGATGGGCCGGCAGATCAGGTAGCATTGGCAAACGGAAGAAAAAAACGGGCTGTCCCTTTGCCAGAACGTAGGAATGGggcgaaggccattcggcccctcgagcctggccCACGACGGTCAGTGAGACCGCCTGCTGCTCTGCGAGCTAACTCTTACCAACCCACCTTTGCCatcttcccgcccccccccccatgacaccTTTTTAGGTGAACCAAAAGTGGTCGATCTCCGATTTAAAATGGGCAACTGACCTCGCCTCATGGCGAGGTGCGGCACCCGCCAAGGTGAGCCCTGCCGCGTCTTACGCAGCAGCTGACTGAGCTGCAGGGTCCTCCTGTCGCACTAACCAGAAAGACCACAAtcttccccctcccgccccctcaaAACCCCGATGACAATGGCTCTTAGAGGGGCAAGCGAGCCTGAAATGTAACTTAATGAGCTGAAAAACCTCACTTGTGCTTgtacatgtgtgtgcgtgtgcgtgttttTATGTCCTCTTTCTGAACTACAGCAGCAGGTCCTGATTTTTGTCTGAACGGGCAACCTGTCGTCAAGAAAACTGCCTGTCGGAAAGGAAGGCCCTGCTGCAGAAACCATCTTGCCGCTAAATGTCTCGTTTTCTCATGCCAACAcccttttttttttgtcttaatTAAAAGGACTTAATTTATGGAGTTAAATGTAAGAAAAAAAATAGATAATTGCGGCTGCTCCTTGTGCCCGGAAGTGACATCATCAGTTCTTCGGGAAGAAAGaccagtcattttttttttttaaatgtccattcagattttaaaatttttttttacccaGGTTTGGGTGGAATGCAGCAGGAAAAACTGACCATGCCTCCTCAGCTTGTTCCTAGTTATATTGGATGTTAAGGAGCCGGGGTTTACAATGGATCGGCCGGTAACTTGCCAAATCCATGGGAATTTGCCATTCGGGTTCTTTGGGTCTTTATTATCAGCTGCAAGCAGAGGAAAGGACTATCACTGACCAGCGCTCGCGTTCTCCTCAGAAGGAAATAAGAATAGGAACCATTATGGAAGAAGTGCGCCCATCAAAGACCCGTGAGTTGTGGCAGGGCAGCCATTTTGGTTGtggcggagggagggaaggggagtttACAATTGTGCGACCTGCTCAGAGGGAGTAGTGGACGTCTGCATCCAGTTGGTGCGAAAAGGCAATGGTGACTGCGCTTGCTTATACGTGTGCAAATAGTACAAAAGGAggatgcgagggggggggggggggggggcacaataaATAATCCACTGGGTGAAGTCAGACTGCACAAACCTAAAGAACAAATGGTGAGCGATCGACACCGTCAATTAACTATTTTCAGGGGATTGCACTGACCCGAGATTGCTGGAAcagaaggagcaggagtaggccattcaaccccttgagcTCGGCCCCTCTGTTCAACACGATCATCGCTGATTTCTACTCTGCCTCGATGCAACTTTCCTTCCCATTCTCCACAACCCATAATTAATTAAAGAtctgcctctctcctccccaaacTTAATAAATGTACCACTgtcgaattccacagactcacgaccctttgagggaagtaatttctcctcttcctctgttttgaatctgccTCCCCATATCCTGAGGcaatggcctctcgttctagattgccccacatgaGGAACCATCCGCTCTACTTTGTCAGTACCTTTTTAATCAtcctgtacacctcaattagaccccccttcattcttctgaactcgagaGACAGCGTAGGCCCAAacggctcaatctctcttcattcgGCAAACCCCTCAGTGGTAAAGCTAATATTGGAGAGAATAAGTGGGGAGTATTTACTAATCCTAGCTGGGCCATCTTGAGGGCAGGATAGAGGGAAAATCTGCTGAAAAGCTCGCATCCACCCCATGTATTCATTAAACCAATAGAGGAACAGCTCTGGCATCTTCATGGAGACCGTCATCGTTATCTAACCTTAAagagggcacagtaagaagtcttacaacaccaggttaaagtccaacaggtttgtttcaaacacgagctttcggagcgcagctccttcctcaggtgaatcctcaggtgaaggagcagcgctctgaaagcttgtgtttgaaacaaacctgttggactttaacctggtgttgtaagacttcttactgtgctcaccccagtccaacgccggcatagaacatagaacagtacagcacagaacaggcccttcggccctcgatgttgtgccgagcaatgatcaccctactcaaaccaacgtatccaccctataccagtaaccccaccccattaaccttattttttaggacactaagggcaatttagcatggccaatccacctaacccgcacatctttggactgtgggaggaaaccggagtacccgggtaggacgtgcagactccgcacagacagtgacccagccgggaactgaacctgggaccctggagctgtgaagcatttatgctaaccaccatgctaccgtgctgcccaaaaaacgagaggcatctccacatcttaaagagggcagcacaTTAGGGCTGTAGTCGGTAACTGGCAGTAACCAGAGGCAATATGAATCCCGATTTCCCTCCACAGTAAAATGATTGCGGAATCTTCAGATAGAACTTTGCTCGGCCGTGGGATGAAAGTTCACGGGAGCTGCCCATTCAACGAGTGTTTTAATCAGCTGGCCCGCAACAATAAATGCCCTCCTGATAACAGGGCGTTCCGTAAATTGCGCGACAGAGGGAATTCTCCGAAGACAGCGTCACCATTGGGAACGTGGTCAcacattgccccctccccccccacccccctgcaagcTGGGCACGAGGGTCATTCTTCCGACCTCTCACTTGGACAACTCCCAGTTGTCCGCACAAAGTACACGATGAATCAGCTCGCCTACAAATCCGCAGGCAAAGTCCACTGAGCTGACAGCAGAAGTGATGCTGGAACCGGCGGTGCCCTGAAGGTGGAGCCCCCACCAGCCGTGTACAATCGAAGATGAGGTTTACGTTGGACACTGGTACTTTTCTCCACTTGGAGTGGAGCCAACTGTGCCACAGGTGATATCCTGTAGTCTAGTGTGTGGATTGAGTGCAGATATTCAGTCtgacgaagggggggggggggggggggggggggtagcttgtTGCAACGAGACCCTCTCCAGAATGTTCCCCCATAAATGTTTAGCCCAACAGGTTATGGGGTAGAACAGCACTGTCACGGATTCTTAGTCGTAGAGTTTTACAatgcaggaagaggcccttcggtccatcaagtctgcactggccttcaaGCACCTATCCATTCTGATcctattttccaacacttggtcagTAGCcttgggagagggagtggggaacCCCGTACAGCCGCGCGACTCATGGGGCAGTAGTCCTTCTAGAATGTGACCACCGAGGTAATGAAAGTTCGAATTAATCCCTCAGCTTCCACTGAAGTCATTGGCCTTTACTTCATACTGGGCCTTTACCACAGAGTTAACCCTTGAACATCcatcccttacacacacacacacacaccacctatCTTACCGTAagaaaggaaagggaggttgccTCATCCATGTCTGTGCCTCTCCTGTTCGGGAACGTGGCTCAGTTTGCCTCCGGCCCAGTTTTTGGCCCTTCCCCGGCCTGCCTCAAACATCAGCCCACCTACATCACTGTTGTTGCTCACGCCACGTGCAATAGCTGCTTCAGCTGTCCCATGCCACCATGGTCTTCAAGCCAGAGGAAGGCGAGGAATTCTGCACTTCATCTAGATGTTTGGGCCAATCCTCACCTTTCAAACGTTTTTAAGGCCTCGACACGCAAAGGAGTTGCTCCTCCTCTTGAGCATGAGTAGAATTGGCGTGTGGGATCTATCCTGTGAAAGAACGGAAGgccaggaacaggagtgggccagtcAACCCCTTGGGCCTGCTCTGCCGTTCCATCTAATCATGGCCGATCTGCAGCCTcgattccactttcccgcccactcCTCGCATCTGACAAACCaaaaacctgccccccccccccaggaatctTCCAGAATTGCAAGTGGCAGAGAAAAGTGCCGTTTCAATGTCAAGTGAGggggcaggcagcacggtggcgcagtggttagcacagcgccagggccctggGCCTGgctccggcctcaggtgactaccTGTGCGgaacctccccgtgtctgcgtgggtttcctccgggtgctccggtttcctcccacggtccaaagatgtgcaggttaggtggattggacacgcttgTGCAAGATAGGTTGCATCTGGACACTatgatctttcggagggtcagtgcagactcaattggccaaatggcctcattctacactgtagggattctatgacttggaGCTCGGAGAATGCACAAGTAACAAGATAGCATGTTGTATCCATACAGCTGAGATATGAGAGCTGATCTATCTTAAAGAACAGACGCATAGACAGACAGATGGGGCTTGCATGGAGTACATGCCTCCCAAAGGGGTATGTTTATTCTGAGGGACAAGTTGCGATGAGAGATATTCACGGCAGGACAGTGTAAGTCGATGTATGGTATGGTGTAGGTTTGGTTTGAAGGCAATCTTTTGTTCAAGTCTTAGAATGTGCATGCGAGGCTTGGAGTTGGAGGTTTGCAGAGTGGATGAATGCAGGTGGAGGAGTAGAAATGGATGCTTCCGCTACGGAGGCAAATCATGGGGTGAATCatgggcggcatagtggttagcactactgcctctcagtgccagggacccgggtttgattccaacctcgggtgactgtctgtgtggagcttgcactttctccccgtgggtttcctccgggtgctccggtttcccctcacagtccaaagaagtgcaggttaggtggattggccatgataaattgccccgaggtgggattatggggatagggccggCGATTGGGCCCAGGTTGGGTCGGTGAAGACTAGGACGGAATGGCCGCCGCCTGCACTCTGAGGATTCTCAGAATCCAGGCGATAATCCATTTGTCACATCTCTGCAGTGGAGGGAAAATCCGggtgctttgttttttttttgggaggggtgtgggagtgggatcggtTGTCAACATCGCTGACCTTTAGCCCAGATGAAAATTCCTTCCCTTGGCCTCCACGAAGATTCCCACACGCGATGTCAACCCGGTCCGCAATGAGGTAGGGGGTCACGCTCCCACGGAGTT from the Scyliorhinus canicula chromosome 23, sScyCan1.1, whole genome shotgun sequence genome contains:
- the LOC119956567 gene encoding transcription factor MafK-like isoform X2, which gives rise to MSSNKASKALKIKRESGENTPALMDQELVSMSVRELNHHLRGLSKDEILNLKQRRRTLKNRGYAASCRVKRVTQKEELERQKAELEQEVEKLAAENADMKTELDALRSKYEALQTFARTVACGPITPTKVNTTSVITIVKSSNFSSR
- the LOC119956567 gene encoding transcription factor MafK-like isoform X1, producing the protein MCLRRKQTNGSHSGQAPHIMSSNKASKALKIKRESGENTPALMDQELVSMSVRELNHHLRGLSKDEILNLKQRRRTLKNRGYAASCRVKRVTQKEELERQKAELEQEVEKLAAENADMKTELDALRSKYEALQTFARTVACGPITPTKVNTTSVITIVKSSNFSSR